A window of the Brassica oleracea var. oleracea cultivar TO1000 chromosome C1, BOL, whole genome shotgun sequence genome harbors these coding sequences:
- the LOC106299606 gene encoding WPP domain-interacting protein 1 → MDLESESSALESIGDNGLIQQASINTAAAAAAAAAADDDDNGRSLDQGSFSDDSVKLVSTRSGGENETSVELDKALNFGSCSPVLSKGRGLRKWRRIRRDLVKDTSGNMENSKVLKRGLSGSAAHSHGNKQMLFQSPELEQESQGSVGSVNMLKSDGFEMLRSGFDDARFMAGVGFSAGVDGIGKDDDRSSKSPTPMIISSGQRGKDRVENSKKHRGESVEKETSHSSLESDSRKPSGSMMMNFNGRIGDEADLNGETSKRNDDAEGEESINNNNGFSEEQDPLTEAIDGFLTLQEALEKEVQEYREIGKEQIPQHHEGATEISSPGSEIVTLVNTVEQLEIKLEETKSMLEVKESHIRELESTTNQNKRSWGGSGNVSETVVEDIFRQKIEAEIEYLIYSRSVDNLNHQMKLVETKESLAEEQAYETLNSLDKVQTKAASLRNRAKDLQNECIETTGSIKKRACKITSCFLIQLVLLLMVVMVFMSQLVPESSDIVIVPT, encoded by the exons ATGGATTTGGAGAGTGAAAGCTCTGCGCTTGAGTCTATTGGTGATAATGGTTTGATCCAACAAGCTTCCATCAACACTGCTGCTGCTGCTGCTGCTGCTGCTGCTGCTGATGATGATGATAATGGTAGGAGTTTGGATCAGGGGTCCTTCTCTGACGACAGTGTGAAGCTTGTTTCGACGAGAAGTGGTGGTGAAAACGAGACATCTGTTGAACTGGATAAAGCGTTGAACTTTGGTTCTTGCTCTCCGGTTCTTTCAAAGGGGCGTGGTTTGAGGAAATGGAGGCGGATCAGGAGAGACCTTGTGAAAGACACGTCTGGTAACATGGAGAATAGTAAAGTTCTGAAGAGAGGCTTGTCCGGTTCTGCTGCTCATTCGCACGGTAATAAGCAGATGCTGTTTCAGTCACCGGAACTTGAGCAAGAGAGTCAGGGATCTGTTGGGTCTGTGAATATGTTGAAAAGTGATGGTTTTGAGATGCTTAGGAGTGGTTTTGATGATGCTAGGTTTATGGCAGGGGTTGGCTTTTCAGCTGGTGTTGATGGTATAGGAAAGGATGATGATCGGAGTAGTAAATCTCCTACACCAATGATTATTAGTTCAGGTCAGAGAGGGAAAGATCGGGTAGAGAATAGTAAGAAGCATAGAGGAGAAAGTGTCGAGAAGGAGACCTCTCATTCCAGCTTGGAATCTGATTCAAGAAAGCCGAGTGGAAGCATGATGATGAACTTCAATGGAAGAATTGGCGATGAAGCCGATTTGAATGGAGAAACCTCAAAGAGAAATGATGATGCTGAAGGAGAAGAGTCCATAAACAATAACAATGGCTTCTCTGAGGAACAAGATCCGTTAACAGAGGCCATTGATGGTTTCCTCACCTTGCAAGAAGCTCTTGAAAAAG AGGTTCAGGAATACCGAGAGATCGGGAAGGAACAGATACCACAGCATCATGAAGGAGCTACTGAGATAAGCTCACCTGGCTCAGAGATTGTAACCCTGGTGAACACTGTTGAACAGCTGGAGATCAAGCTAGAAGAAACAAAGTCCATGCTTGAGGTGAAAGAATCACACATTCGTGAGCTTGAATCCACCACGAACCAAAACAAACGCTCGTGGGGAGGATCAGGAAACGTTTCAGAGACGGTGGTTGAAGATATCTTCCGGCAAAAGATTGAAGCCGAGATTGAATATCTGATATATTCAAGATCTGTTGATAACTTGAATCATCAGATGAAGCTGGTTGAAACAAAAGAGTCATTGGCAGAGGAGCAAGCTTATGAGACGCTGAACAGCTTGGACAAAGTTCAAACGAAGGCTGCGAGTTTAAGAAACAGAGCTAAAGACCTGCAAAACGAGTGCATAGAAACCACCGGAAGCATCAAGAAGAGAGCATGTAAGATCACTTCATGCTTTCTTATACAGTTAGTATTGCTGCTAATGGTAGTTATGGTGTTCATGTCTCAATTGGTGCCGGAGTCTTCTGATATCGTTATTGTACCCACCTGA
- the LOC106310952 gene encoding KH domain-containing protein At4g26480: MMMMTSLGGGGVGPVGGGGRYMPYPPPLSVPPSAPQSPNFSGGLRSQPSFLVEQEKYLSELLAERHKLTPFLPVLPHVCRLMNQEIMRVTTLLENAISQSRFDHPSPLSSGGIFQNSRADMNGWPSQFPSERSVLSSPAPNWLNSPGSSSGLIVKRTIRVDIPVDQYPNYNFVGRLLGPRGNSLKRVEASTDCRVLIRGRGSIKDPVKEEMMRGKPGYEHLNEQLHILIEAELPIELVDARLMQAREILDDLLTPVEETHDFYKKQQLRELALLNGSLREEGSPMSGSVSPYDSLGMKRAKTRD, translated from the exons ATGATGATGATGACTTCACTCGGTGGTGGTGGTGTTGGACCGGTTGGTGGAGGAGGGAGATATATGCCGTATCCACCGCCTCTCTCCGTGCCTCCGTCGGCTCCTCAGTCACCTAACTTCTCCGGTGGTCTCCGATCACAGCCTTCTTTCCTCGTTGAGCAGGAGAA GTATCTTTCTGAATTACTAGCAGAGCGTCACAAGCTTACTCCCTTCTTGCCTGTGCTTCCACATGTCTGCCGTCTGATGAACCAAG AAATAATGCGTGTAACCACGCTGTTGGAGAATGCCATAAGTCAGAGTAGGTTTGACCACCCTAGCCCTCTGTCTTCTGGAGGGATATTCCAGAACTCAAGAGCTGACATGAACGGATGGCCCTCACAGTTTCCATCAGAA AGATCTGTTTTATCCTCCCCAGCACCAAATTGGCTAAACTCTCCTGGTAGCTCCTCTGGTCTCATTGTCAAGCGAACTATCAGAGTGGATATTCCAGTCGACCAATACCCAAAC TACAATTTTGTCGGTCGCCTCTTGGGTCCTAGAGGAAACTCCCTCAAAAGAGTTGAAGCTAGTACTGATTGCCGTGTTCTTATAAGGGGGAGAGGCAGCATCAAAGATCCGGTTAAG GAGGAAATGATGAGGGGGAAGCCTGGTTATGAGCACCTGAATGAACAACTCCACATCTTAATCGAGGCTGAGTTACCCATTGAGTTAGTGGATGCACGTCTCATGCAAGCTCGTGAAATACTAGACGATCTACTCACTCCTGTG GAGGAAACGCATGACTTCTACAAGAAACAACAGCTCAGGGAACTAGCTCTTCTCAACGGTAGTCTTCGAGAAGAAGGATCTCCAATGTCTGGTTCCGTCTCTCCTTACGATAGCCTCGGCATGAAGAGAGCCAAGACAAGGGACTAG
- the LOC106310973 gene encoding probable calcium-binding protein CML21, with the protein MGAAVTKSDGQETKLEAKIIEAVQRRASRGTTMKSFNSIVLKFPKIDEGLRNCKAIFQEFDEDSNGSIDHTELKNCFRKLEISFEEDEINDLFEACDINEDMGITFTEFIVLLCLVYLLKDDSSTLQKKWRLGMPKLEPTFETLVDTFVFLDENKDGLVSREEMVRAIDESGERSSGRIAMKRFEEMDWDKNGMVNFKEFLFAFTQWVGIDENEEEDDDDNNDKA; encoded by the exons ATGGGAGCTGCGGTGACGAAATCTGATGGTCAAGAGACAAAGCTAGAGGCTAAGATCATAGAAGCCGTGCAACGCAGGGCATCGAGAGGAACCACGATGAAATCATTCAACAGCATTGTTCTCAAGTTCCCAAAGATCGACGAGGGTCTTCGAAACTGCAAAGCTATCTTCCAAGAGTTTG ATGAAGATTCGAATGGGTCTATTGATCACACGGAGCTAAAGAACTGTTTCAGGAAGCTAGAGATCTCGTTCGAGGAAGACGAGATCAATGACTTGTTTGAAGCTTGTGATATCAACGAGGATATGGGGATTACATTTACTGAGTTCATTGTTCTTCTCTGTCTCGTCTATCTTCTTAAGGACGATTCATCCACCCTCCAAAAG AAATGGAGACTGGGAATGCCGAAGCTGGAACCAACGTTTGAGACGCTAGTGGACACATTCGTGTTCCTGGATGAGAACAAGGACGGACTCGTGAGCCGCGAGGAGATGGTCCGAGCCATTGATGAATCTGGAGAGCGTTCCTCCGGGAGGATAGCAATGAAAAGATTTG AGGAGATGGACTGGGACAAGAATGGAATGGTGAACTTCAAAGAGTTCTTGTTCGCATTTACGCAGTGGGTTGGAATAGATGAGAATGAAGAAGAAGACGATGATGATAACAATGACAAGGCTTGA
- the LOC106302074 gene encoding uncharacterized protein LOC106302074 codes for MARSISLCIFLLFITWIPILSTSFPLSTKTRWIVDEKSQRVKLACVNWPAHLQPAVAEGLSKQPLDSISKKIVSMGFNCVRLTWPLDLMTNDTLARKITVKQSFESLNLFDDALGIQIHNPKILNLPIFNAFQEVVSNLGQNGLMVILDNHLTYPGWCCSDNDLDAFFGYPNFDPVIWAKGLGKMATLFRNVTNVIGMSLRNEPRGTRDYPDLWFRFMPKGAEAVHAANPEVLVILSGIDFDTNLSFLRDRFFNVSFTDKLVFEQHWYSFSHEGGAWVKHNSNDICAKIIGEVNHNGGFLLDRGFPLILSEFGTDERGVDVSGNRYMNCLVAWAAEKDLDWAVWALTGDYYLRTGPGLQEKKLLLHPHTGLCVTNNHSGNVPTLRLELCTKSEPSTFNPKEGILWINKMCVETPDVAGQKVKLGVGTRCSKLGQISATKMHLSFKTSNGLLLCLDVDERDNSIVTNPCKCLTKDASCDPASQWFKVL; via the exons ATGGCAAGATCTATCTCTTTGTGTATCTTCTTATTATTCATTACTTGGATTCCAATTCTATCCACAAGCTTTCCGCTCTCCACAAAAACTCGATGGATCGTGGACGAGAAAAGCCAAAGGGTAAAGCTAGCCTGTGTGAACTGGCCGGCTCATCTCCAGCCCGCTGTGGCTGAAGGGCTAAGCAAACAACCATTAGACTCCATCTCCAAGAAGATTGTCTCAATGGGATTTAACTGTGTTAGACTCACTTGGCCTCTTGATTTGATGACTAATGACACATTGGCTCGTAAAATCACGGTCAAGCAGTCTTTTGAAAGCTTGAACTTGTTTGATGATGCTCTTGGGATTCAAATTCACAATCCCAAAATCCTTAATCTTCCCATATTCAATGCCTTCCAG GAAGTGGTATCGAACCTTGGACAAAACGGATTGATGGTGATACTAGACAACCACTTGACATATCCAG GCTGGTGTTGCAGCGACAACGACCTCGACGCTTTCTTCGGCTACCCTAACTTTGATCCCGTCATTTGGGCCAAGGGCTTGGGCAAGATGGCTACTCTTTTCCGCAATGTCACTAATGTCATTGGCATGAGCCTAAGGAACGAGCCACGTGGTACTAGAGATTACCCCGACCTATGGTTTAG GTTCATGCCAAAAGGAGCAGAAGCAGTGCACGCCGCAAACCCTGAAGTACTAGTTATCCTCTCCGGCATAGACTTCGACACAAACCTCTCTTTCCTCCGTGACCGCTTCTTCAACGTCAGCTTCACCGATAAACTCGTCTTCGAGCAGCATTGGTACAGCTTCTCCCACGAGGGAGGCGCGTGGGTAAAACACAACTCCAACGATATTTGCGCCAAAATCATCGGGGAAGTCAATCATAATGGAGGATTCTTGCTCGACAGAGGCTTTCCTTTGATTTTGAGTGAGTTTGGGACTGATGAGAGAGGCGTTGACGTCAGCGGAAACCGGTATATGAATTGTTTGGTGGCTTGGGCCGCTGAGAAGGATTTGGATTGGGCGGTTTGGGCATTAACCGGAGATTATTATTTGAGAACCG GACCCGGTTTACAAGAGAAAAAGCTTCTTTTGCACCCACATACTGGCCTATGTGTCACCAATAACCACTCAGGCAATGTACCCACACTTCGACTTGAACTATGCACTAAATCCGAGCCATCGACCTTTAATCCCAAGGAAGGCATTCTCTGGATCAATAAAATGTGCGTTGAAACTCCAGATGTTGCTGGACAAAAGGTGAAGCTTGGAGTTGGCACTAGGTGCTCTAAGCTGGGACAAATCTCAGCTACTAAGATGCATTTGTCGTTTAAGACAAGTAATGGCTTGTTACTATGTCTTGACGTGGATGAACGTGACAACAGCATTGTCACTAACCCTTGCAAGTGTTTGACTAAGGATGCTTCGTGTGATCCAGCGAGCCAGTGGTTCAAAGTTCTTTAA
- the LOC106310962 gene encoding nicotianamine synthase 2 — MACQKAHFKNQILELYNKISNLKSLKPSKNVDTLFQELMSTCLPTETNIDVEKLCPKVQDIRTNLIKLRSEAIGYSEQHFSTVLGSLEDNPLHHLDLYPYYTNYLKLSKVEFDLVMLRTSHVPTKIAFVGSGSLPFTSIILAKFHLPNTTFHNFDIDPQANSLASKLVSRDPDLSSRIIFHTVDILNATEILRDYEVVFLASLVGVDKEAKVKVIKHLGKHMAPGALLMLRSAKGLRAFLYIDVDPCDLRGFEVLETYHPSLSDGFVNSVMVARKLSD; from the coding sequence ATGGCTTGCCAAAAGGCTCATTTTAAGAATCAAATTCTCGAACTGTATAACAAAATCTCCAATCTTAAGAGTCTTAAACCTTCCAAAAATGTCGACACTTTGTTCCAAGAGCTCATGTCCACATGCTTACCCACGGAGACAAATATCGACGTCGAAAAGTTGTGCCCAAAAGTGCAAGACATCAGAACCAATCTCATCAAGCTACGCAGTGAAGCTATAGGGTATTCAGAGCAACACTTTTCTACAGTCCTGGGATCTCTCGAAGACAACCCACTTCACCATTTAGATCTCTACCCTTACTACACTAACTACCTCAAACTGAGCAAAGTCGAGTTTGATCTCGTCATGCTACGCACGAGCCATGTCCCAACCAAGATTGCGTTCGTGGGCTCCGGTTCGTTGCCCTTCACATCCATCATCTTAGCTAAGTTCCACCTCCCAAACACGACGTTCCACAACTTCGACATCGACCCTCAAGCTAATTCCCTCGCCTCCAAACTTGTCTCGCGCGATCCTGATCTTTCCAGTCGCATAATCTTCCACACAGTAGATATACTCAACGCCACAGAGATTCTACGTGACTACGAGGTCGTTTTCTTGGCATCTCTTGTTGGGGTTGATAAAGAAGCAAAAGTCAAAGTCATTAAACACTTGGGGAAACACATGGCTCCTGGTGCTCTTCTCATGCTTAGAAGTGCTAAAGGCCTTAGAGCTTTCCTATATATAGACGTTGATCCTTGTGATCTAAGAGGTTTCGAGGTCTTGGAGACTTATCACCCGTCTTTGTCAGATGGGTTTGTGAACTCGGTAATGGTCGCACGCAAACTCAGTGATTGA
- the LOC106312447 gene encoding uncharacterized protein At4g26450 → MHGSRQRSFGNGYRSGSRISPERPIRGRGFYGSDHHQHHRGFNRGYGRGRGRSKSFQNQLPPPPPVQRRSCGGGGGGGDVFMEAGRLAAEYLVTQGVLPETVLSSKGQNGNFRKFQSSAAAAAPGGDRRRFVDGYNSAGSRRRSNRYDSDFDRSGSWSERSKAYEADAGDDSGSGHREEQPLAGDIASSVQRSTTSGEFMRKREGAGDSESVLDKYSLQDEAQSKTGSSSAGKEVVHDCEISKVSEGSSSLSAGSGEMKGRTGVENESQTAIEDAPINQHCEDASINDHCGADESFTQSGIDLATLCKFEKVPTRTRSSLTAKGPKLSLNQNNKETSHVLGLPKEKQSETQGQSSVYVNDQVEDLPLVQFVENSKCNRSNSFPNSILRESSEKEAGLDSPNMHRSHSLGKGGEKRAAEDSDLEEGAKRQRNWVPVPASETNEHFNVLKTSELQCGPEGNEKTSSFSRRLIDLGPGYAEEHQLFPASFKICDLNLGGGSDGANDGKRESSQPVGFDLSMSSSSKSLDFSTSTRMSNGKEIEVIDLDNDDTPDVVKSSNNPGRKQEAGAYMGINDVPDYNEGLMMVEYLDSFGNIPAINPGISTSVPQNNDVVVQDREGNDQAPNNTDDDSIFMSLGEIPLTFLQTWDQPPARGYEKPF, encoded by the exons ATGCATGGTAGTAGGCAACGCAGTTTCGGGAATGGCTATAGATCTGGCTCTCGAATTTCACCTGAACGTCCTATCAGAGGACGTGGCTTCTATGGCTCAGACCACCACCAGCACCACCGTGGGTTTAACCGTGGATATGGACGTGGAAGAGGACGTTCTAAATCGTTCCAGAATCAGCTTCCTCCTCCTCCACCTGTTCAACGCCGAAGCTGCGGTGGCGGCGGCGGCGGCGGGGACGTTTTCATGGAGGCAGGTCGTTTAGCAGCAGAGTACTTGGTTACTCAGGGTGTTCTACCAGAAACTGTTCTTTCCAGCAAGGGGCAGAATGGTAATTTCAGGAAGTTTCAGAGTTCTGCAGCAGCAGCAGCTCCTGGTGGAGATAGAAGGAGGTTTGTTGATGGTTATAACTCAGCTGGATCCAGAAGGAGGTCTAACCGTTATGACTCGGATTTTGACAGGAGTGGGTCTTGGTCTGAGAGGAGTAAAGCTTATGAGGCCGATGCTGGTGATGACTCTGGGTCTGGCCATCGAGAGGAACAGCCACTTGCTGGGGATATTGCTAGCTCCGTTCAGAGGTCAACAACCTCCGGTGAGTTTATGAGGAAGCGCGAAGGAGCTGGTGATTCCGAGTCTGTGTTGGACAAGTACAGTCTCCAGGATGAGGCACAGAGTAAGACGGGTTCCTCCAGTGCTGGGAAAGAAGTTGTACACGATTGTGAAATCTCGAAAGTGTCGGAAGGTTCTTCTAGCTTGAGTGCTGGATCAGGGGAGATGAAAGGTAGGACTGGTGTGGAAAATGAGAGCCAGACTGCTATCGAAGATGCACCTATTAATCAACATTGTGAAGATGCATCTATTAATGACCATTGTGGTGCTGATGAATCATTCACCCAGAGTGGTATTGATTTGGCAACACTGTGTAAGTTCGAGAAGGTGCCTACGAGGACACGCTCTTCCCTGACTGCTAAAGGCCCAAAACTTTCTTTGAATCAAAATAACAAAGAAACCTCTCATGTTCTTGGACTCCCAAAAGAAAAGCAATCAGAGACTCAAGGCCAGTCATCTGTATATGTTAACGACCAAGTTGAAGATTTGCCTCTTGTTCAATTTGTTGAGAACAGTAAATGCAATAGGTCTAACTCTTTCCCCAATAGCATTCTCAGGGAAAGTAGTGAGAAAGAAGCAGGACTAGACTCGCCTAATATGCACAGATCACATTCGTTGGGGAAAGGAGGCGAGAAGCGGGCTGCTGAAGACAGTGACTTGGAGGAAGGAGCAAAAAGACAGAGAAACTGGGTCCCTGTGCCAGCTTCTGAAACCAATGAACACTTCAACGTATTGAAAACAAGCGAACTCCAATGTGGTCCTGAAGGAAATGAAAAGACAAGCTCGTTCAGCAGGAGACTGATCGACTTAGGTCCCGGGTATGCAGAAGAGCATCAGCTATTTCCTGCTTCGTTTAAGATCTGTGACCTAAACCTAGGGGGAGGATCGGATGGTGCGAATGATGGCAAAAGGGAATCTAGCCAACCTGTTGGTTTTGATCTCTCAATGAGCAGTTCTAGCAAGTCTCTTGACTTCAGTACTAGTACTCGGATGAGCAATGGTAAAGAGATAGAAGTGATTGATCTGGACAACGATGATACTCCGGATGTGGTCAAGTCCAGCAACAATCCCGGGAGAAA GCAAGAAGCTGGGGCATATATGGGCATCAATGACGTTCCAGACTACAATGAAGGGCTCATGATGGTAGAGTATCTTGATTCATTCGGAAACATTCCTGCAATAAACCCAGGAATCAGTACTAGTGTGCCACAGAATAACGATGTTGTCGTTCAAGACAGAGAG GGAAATGACCAAGCACCAAATAATACAGACGACGATTCCATATTCATGTCGCTAGGAGAAATACCTTTGA CATTTTTGCAAACTTGGGACCAACCTCCAGCTCGAGGCTACGAGAAGCCTTTCTGA